One genomic window of Meleagris gallopavo isolate NT-WF06-2002-E0010 breed Aviagen turkey brand Nicholas breeding stock chromosome 22, Turkey_5.1, whole genome shotgun sequence includes the following:
- the SLC2A10 gene encoding solute carrier family 2, facilitated glucose transporter member 10, translated as MGQSMVSASNIPVEAQLLASDPLYGTGIQAPTERAVTEIKSVIASIIHKLLVVSLLLSVRARKLHLTLLTCFPGRALLVLLLSATVSLLGGLIFGYELGIISGALLQLQADFSLGCFKQEALVSSLLVGALLASLVGGILIDRHGRRRAILVSNVVLLFGSLILTLTRLFIGLLIGRMTVGFAISVSSMACCIYVSEMVAAHQRGLLVSLYEAGITVGILLSYALNYAFADTQEGWRYMFGLAMAPAAMQFLSILFLPVNPVKLNMWDSDCQKGLIQLQTAEDREAAKREPYKEKHYSFLDLFRTRDNMRRRTLVGLGLVLFQQFTGQPNVLGYASKIFHSVGFQSNSSAILASVGLGAIKVVATLVAMAFADKAGRRALLLAGGVVMAISVTTIGLTSCIAPLAMARDCTAAADPNVSHSLSQHPLVPPSSHIPPGLGEGNGQAGLGSAATKSLTKALASAQSSEVVTRSSHTQKMGLAGQSEKETVESTDPPFGSAPLTEHMVLNWITLLSMMAFVSAFSIGFGPMTWLVLSEIYPARIRGRAFAFCNSFNWAANLLISLSFLDLIDAIGFSWMFLLYGLMGVMAVIFIYFFVPETKGQSLEEIDQQFSRKWLREGSSCKQRRARGASCAHGQYQRVERANSA; from the exons ATGGGGCAGAGCATGGTCTCTGCTAGCAATATCCCTGTTGAAGCCCAGCTCTTAGCATCTGATCCACTCTATGGAACAGGAATCCAGGCACCAACAGAACGTGCTGTTACTGAGATTAAATCCGTGATTGCGTCTATCATCCACAAGTTGTTGGTTGTCTCACTTTTG CTTTCTGTTAGAGCCAGAAAACTGCATCTCACTTTGCTTACTTGTTTTCCAGGTCGTGCACTGCTGGTCCTCCTGTTGTCTGCAACAGTCTCTCTTCTGGGCGGGCTGATATTTGGATACGAGTTGGGGATCATCTctggagcactgctgcagctgcaggcagactTCAGCCTTGGCTGCTTCAAGCAGGAGGCTCTTGTGAGCTCCCTCCTGGTTGGAGCCCTCCTTGCCTCTCTGGTCGGAGGAATCCTCATTGACCGCCATGGACGGAGGAGGGCGATTCTGGTCAGCAATGTGGTCCTGTTATTTGGCAGCCTTATTCTCACACTGACCAGGTTGTTTATTGGGCTGCTCATTGGGCGCATGACAGTGGGCTTTGCCATCTCTGTCTCATCCATGGCCTGCTGCATCTATGTCTCGGAAATGGTGGCTGCACATCAGCGAGGGCTGCTGGTGTCCCTGTATGAAGCGGGCATCACTGTAGGCATCTTGTTGTCCTACGCACTGAATTACGCCTTTGCAGATACGCAGGAGGGATGGAGGTACATGTTTGGGCTGGCCATGGCCCCAGCAGCCATGCAGTTCCTCAGCATCCTCTTTCTCCCAGTGAACCCTGTTAAACTAAACATGTGGGACTCAGACTGCCAGAAAGGTCTCATTCAATTGCAAACTGCTGAGGACAGAGAGGCAGCAAAGCGGGAGCCCTATAAGGAGAAGCACTACTCATTTCTTGATCTTTTCAGGACCAGAGACAACATGAGGAGACGAACCCTGGTGGGGCTGGGCCTGGTGCTCTTCCAGCAGTTCACTGGGCAGCCCAATGTGCTGGGCTATGCCTCCAAAATCTTCCACTCGGTGGGATTCCAGAGCAACTCTTCTGCCATCCTGGCCTCTGTCGGGCTGGGGGCAATCAAGGTGGTGGCCACATTGGTGGCGATGGCCTTTGCAGACAAAGCTGGCCGCAGAGCACTGCTCCTGGCTGGCGGTGTGGTGATGGCCATCTCCGTCACCACCATCGGCCTCACCAGCTGCATCGCCCCACTGGCCATGGCCAGGgactgcacagctgctgcagaccCCAACGTGTCCCACAGCCTCTCCCAGCACCCCCTGGTGCCCCCGTCCTCCCACATCCCACCAGGCTTAGGAGAAGGCAACGGGCAGGCAGGCCTCGGTTCTGCTGCCACCAAAAGCCTTACTAAAGCTCTTGCCAGTGCTCAGAGCAGTGAGGTTGTTACTCGTTCTTCCCACACTCAGAAAATGGGCTTGGCAGGGCAGTCTGAAAAGGAGACAGTGGAGAGCACAGACCCTCCTTTCGGCAGTGCTCCCCTGACAGAACATATGGTTTTAAATTGGATTACACTGCTGAGCATGATGGCTTTTGTGAGCGCATTCTCAATTGGATTTGGACCAA TGACCTGGCTGGTCCTCAGTGAGATCTACCCAGCTAGAATACGGGGAAGAGCCTTTGCCTTCTGCAACAGCTTTAACTGGGCAGCCAATTTACTGATCAGCCTCTCTTTCCTGGACCTTATTG ATGCCATTGGTTTCTCGTGGATGTTTCTTCTCTATGGGCTGATGGGAGTGATGGCTgttatattcatttatttttttgttccgGAAACAAAAGGACAGTCCTTGGAGGAGATAGACCAGCAGTTCTCCAGGAAATG GCTGCGGGAAGgaagcagctgcaagcagaGGCGTGCGAGAGGAGCGAGCTGTGCACATGGGCAGTACCAGAGAGTGGAGCGTGCCAACAGTGCCTGA
- the TP53RK gene encoding EKC/KEOPS complex subunit TP53RK produces MGQLLARMHDEDLIHGDLTTSNMLLRPPAEQLDLVLIDFGLSFVSGLPEDKGVDLYVLEKAFLSTHPDTETVFQALLQSYAAASKKSGPVIKRLDEVRLRGRKRSMIG; encoded by the coding sequence ATGGGCCAGCTGCTGGCCAGGATGCACGACGAGGACCTCATCCACGGGGACCTCACGACGTCCAACATGCTGCTGCGGCCACCCGCGGAGCAGCTGGACTTGGTGCTGATTGACTTTGGGCTCAGCTTTGTTTCGGGTCTTCCTGAGGACAAGGGAGTCGATCTGTATGTGCTGGAAAAAGCCTTCCTTAGTACCCATCCCGATACAGAAACTGTGTTTCAGGCTCTGCTACAGAGCTATGCAGCCGCATCTAAGAAATCCGGCCCAGTGATCAAACGTCTGGATGAGGTGCGGCTCAGGGGGAGGAAGAGGTCCATGATTGGGTGA
- the SLC13A3 gene encoding solute carrier family 13 member 3, producing MALYWCTEALPLAVTALLPIVLFPFLGILPSNKVCPQYFLDTNFLFLSGLIMASAIEEWNLHRRIALRVLMCVGVQPARLILGMMLTTSFLSMWLSNTASTAMMLPIANAILKSLFGEKDTSKDMSRENEETQAPLQQNKLYTVPTEMQFLASTEDKDLAEEREITSDTLSDLKKEEEYKTNIWKGFLISIPYAASIGGTATLTGTAPNLILLGQLKSYFPECDVVNFGSWFMFAFPLMLIFLLMGWLWISILYGGINLRGWRTKKSNLRVDAEARAREVIKEDYQKLGPTKFAEQAIFFLFCMFAIMLFSRDPKFIPGWASLFAPGFISDAVTGITIVIILFFFPSQKPSLRWWFDFKAPNTETQPLLTWRKAQETVPWNIILLLGGGFAMAKGCEESGLSVWIGGRLHPLEGVPPPVAVILITIVIALFTEFASNTATIIIFLPVLAELAIRLKVNPLYLMIPGTIGCSYAFMLPVSTPPNSIAFSSGHLMVKDMVRTGLLMNLMGVLLLSLAMNTWAKSIFQLGTFPAWANIHAENATSLLPAVENVTLSALNKI from the exons ATGGCACTGTATTGGTGCACAGAGGCACTGCCCCTGGCTgtgacagctctgctgcccatcgtcctctttcccttcctggGCATCCTCCCATCTAACAAAGTTTGCCCACAGTATTTTTTAGACACCaatttcctctttctcagtGGTTTGATCATGGCATCGGCCATCGAGGAGTGGAATTTACACCGCAGGATTGCACTCAGGGTGCTGATGTGTGTGGGAGTGCAGCCAGCCAG aCTAATTTTAGGGATGATGTTGACAACGTCTTTCCTGTCTATGTGGTTAAGTAACACTGCCTCCACTGCTATGATGCTTCCAATTGCAAATGCAATTTTGAAAAGCCTCTTTGGAGAGAAAGACACATCTAAGGATATGAGcagggaaaatgaagaaacacaaG cacCTTTACAGCAGAATAAACTTTACACTGTACCAACTGAGATGCAGTTTCTGGCAAGTACTGAGGA caaagatCTGGCGGAGGAGAGGGAAATTACCAGTGACACTCTCTCAGACttaaagaaggaggaagagtACAAAACAAATATATGGAAAGGCTTCCTCATCTCCATCCCGTATGCAGCCAGCATTGGGGGTACAGCAACGCTGACAGGAACCGCACCGAACCTCATCCTTCTGGGACAGCTGAAGAG TTATTTTCCAGAATGTGATGTGGTGAACTTTGGTTCTTGGTTTATGTTTGCATTTCCTttaatgctgatttttcttctcatggGATGGCTATGGATCTCCATTCTGTACGGAGGAATTAATCTGAG GGGCTGGAGAACAAAAAAGTCAAATCTAAGGGTGGATGCAGAAGCCCGAGCCAGAGAAGTGATAAAGGAGGACTACCAGAAACTGGGCCCAACAAA gTTTGCGGAACAGgcaattttcttcctcttctgcatgTTTGCTATCATGCTTTTCTCCAGGGATCCCAAATTCATTCCAGGCTGGGCCAGCTTGTTTGCACCAGG GTTTATCTCCGACGCAGTTACAGGAATCACCATTGTGATCATACTGTTCTTCTTCCCCTCACAAAAGCCTTCCCTCAGATGGTGGTTTGACTTCAAGG cACCAAACACTGAGACGCAGCCCTTGCTGACATGGAGGAAGGCCCAGGAAACGGTGCCCTGGAACATCATCCTGCTGCTCGGAGGGGGCTTCGCCATGGCAAAGGGCTGTGAG GAGTCTGGTCTGTCTGTCTGGATAGGAGGCCGCCTGCACCCCCTGGAGGGCGTACCCCCACCCGTGGCTGTCATCCTCATCACGATTGTCATCGCCTTATTCACAGAGTTTGCCAGCAATACGGCCACTATTATCATCTTCTTGCCTGTCCTGGCGGAGCTG gcCATTCGTCTGAAAGTCAATCCACTCTATTTAATGATACCAGGAACGATAGGATGCTCCTACGCATTCATGCTGCCAGTCTCAACACCTCCTAACTCAATCGCGTTTTCTTCTGGACACTTGATGGTCAAGGATATG GTGAGAACTGGGTTGCTCATGAATCTTATGGGAGTTCTACTTCTTAGCTTGGCTATGAACACGTGGGCCAAGAGTATCTTCCAGCTGGGGACCTTCCCTGCGTGGGCTAACATCCATGCAGAAAATGCCACATCGCTCTTGCCAGCTGTAGAAAATGTCACTTTAAGTGcactaaataaaatatga